A single region of the Halorussus gelatinilyticus genome encodes:
- the lysX gene encoding lysine biosynthesis protein LysX yields MQVGLLYSRIRKDEKLLLSELRERGHDVVKIDVRDLQFGLTEAPEILAGLDIVVDRCLATSRSLYATTFCEAYGVPVVNSAETARTCADKVQNSLALAGAGVPTPATDVAFTKESAMESIETFGYPCVLKPVVGSWGRLMAKIDSESAAEAILEHKATLGHYEHKVFYVQEFVDKPGRDIRVLAADGEPVAAMVRSSDHWLTNAAKGADVEQFELDAEAEALVQEASDAVGGGLLGVDLMETGDSYTVHEVNHTVEFKALNDAVGADVPAKVVDWLEAKAAAETKRGVVA; encoded by the coding sequence TTGCAGGTTGGACTACTCTACTCCCGGATTCGGAAGGACGAGAAGCTCCTGCTCTCCGAACTCCGCGAGCGCGGCCACGACGTCGTGAAGATAGACGTGCGCGACCTGCAGTTCGGGCTGACCGAAGCGCCCGAGATACTCGCGGGCCTCGATATCGTGGTGGACCGCTGTCTCGCCACGAGTCGGAGCCTCTACGCTACGACGTTCTGCGAGGCGTACGGCGTGCCCGTGGTCAACTCCGCGGAGACCGCCCGGACCTGCGCCGACAAGGTGCAGAACAGCCTCGCGCTCGCGGGGGCCGGCGTGCCCACGCCCGCCACGGACGTGGCGTTCACCAAGGAATCGGCGATGGAGAGCATCGAGACGTTCGGCTACCCCTGCGTCCTCAAGCCCGTCGTCGGGTCGTGGGGTCGCCTGATGGCGAAGATCGACTCCGAGAGCGCCGCGGAAGCGATTCTCGAACACAAGGCCACGCTCGGCCACTACGAGCACAAGGTGTTCTACGTCCAAGAGTTCGTGGACAAGCCCGGACGCGACATCCGGGTCCTCGCGGCCGACGGCGAACCCGTCGCCGCGATGGTGCGCTCGTCGGACCACTGGCTCACGAACGCCGCGAAGGGCGCGGACGTCGAGCAGTTCGAGTTGGACGCCGAGGCCGAAGCGCTCGTTCAGGAAGCCAGCGACGCCGTGGGCGGCGGCTTGCTCGGCGTGGACCTGATGGAGACGGGCGATTCGTACACCGTCCACGAGGTCAACCACACCGTCGAGTTCAAGGCGCTGAACGACGCCGTCGGCGCGGACGTGCCCGCCAAGGTGGTCGATTGGCTCGAAGCGAAGGCTGCGGCGGAGACGAAACGTGGGGTGGTCGCCTGA
- a CDS encoding argininosuccinate synthase yields MTEHSKVALAFSGGLDTTVCVPLLEEEYEHDEVIGVTVDVGQPAAEFDEAEETAEALDLDHYVVDAKDAFADQCLDAVKANATYQGYPLGTALARPVIAEAILDVAKEEGCDAIAHGCTGKGNDQLRFEAVWRESDLEVIAPVRELGLTREWEMEYAEKKDLPVEGGNEGDWSIDTNLWSRSVEGDDLEDPGYVPPEDIYEWTDAPGQKETEDGEFETIELTFEDGKPVAIDGEEMPAVQLIEYLNDLAGSYGVGRTDMMEDRMLGLKVRENYEHPAATTLLNAHEALEGLVLTEEERAFKKQVDQQWAEKAYEGLLSAPLVDALDGFVDTTQEKVTGTVTIKFEGGQARPVGRESDYAVYSESAASFNTESVDGIAQSDATGVAKYHGFQSRLANEVAANVEAKKDELLADGGEGEGDDGEE; encoded by the coding sequence ATGACAGAACACTCGAAAGTCGCGCTCGCCTTCTCGGGCGGACTCGACACCACCGTCTGCGTCCCGCTGCTCGAAGAGGAGTACGAACACGACGAAGTAATCGGCGTCACCGTAGACGTCGGTCAACCCGCCGCGGAGTTCGACGAGGCCGAAGAGACCGCGGAAGCGCTCGACCTCGACCACTACGTCGTGGACGCGAAAGACGCATTCGCGGACCAGTGCCTCGACGCGGTGAAAGCCAACGCGACGTATCAGGGCTACCCGCTCGGCACCGCGCTCGCGCGCCCCGTCATCGCCGAGGCCATCCTCGACGTGGCGAAGGAGGAGGGCTGCGACGCCATCGCGCACGGCTGTACCGGCAAGGGCAACGACCAACTCCGCTTCGAGGCGGTGTGGCGCGAGTCCGATCTGGAGGTCATCGCGCCCGTCCGCGAACTCGGCCTGACCCGCGAGTGGGAGATGGAGTACGCCGAGAAGAAGGACCTCCCCGTCGAGGGCGGCAACGAGGGCGACTGGTCCATCGACACGAACCTCTGGAGTCGCTCGGTCGAGGGCGACGACCTCGAAGACCCCGGCTACGTCCCGCCCGAAGACATCTACGAGTGGACCGACGCGCCCGGCCAGAAGGAGACCGAAGACGGCGAGTTCGAGACCATCGAACTCACCTTCGAGGACGGCAAGCCGGTCGCCATCGACGGCGAGGAGATGCCCGCCGTCCAACTCATCGAGTACCTCAACGACCTCGCGGGGAGTTACGGGGTCGGGCGCACCGACATGATGGAAGACCGCATGCTCGGCCTGAAGGTCCGCGAGAACTACGAGCATCCCGCCGCGACGACCCTCCTGAACGCCCACGAGGCGCTCGAAGGACTCGTCCTGACCGAGGAGGAGCGCGCGTTCAAGAAGCAAGTAGACCAGCAGTGGGCCGAGAAGGCCTACGAAGGACTCCTGTCCGCGCCGCTCGTGGACGCCCTCGACGGCTTCGTGGACACCACTCAGGAGAAGGTCACCGGCACCGTCACGATAAAGTTCGAGGGCGGGCAGGCCCGTCCGGTCGGCCGCGAGAGCGACTACGCGGTCTACTCCGAGTCGGCCGCCTCGTTCAACACCGAGTCGGTGGACGGCATCGCCCAGTCCGACGCGACCGGCGTGGCGAAGTACCACGGCTTCCAGTCGCGCCTCGCCAACGAAGTCGCCGCGAACGTCGAGGCGAAGAAGGACGAACTACTCGCCGACGGCGGCGAGGGCGAAGGCGACGACGGTGAGGAGTAA
- the argH gene encoding argininosuccinate lyase, protein MSEEEPTSDVVRRDRFSGGPARGFLSSMADDERIFSADLAVDRAHVVMLAEQGVVDEDEAAAILSALDGVESAGFDALPDGEDVHAAIETAVIERVGDVGGKMHTARSRNDEVATCIRYRLREDVLEAIEATLGLRKSLAEVAAEHTETVMPGYTHLQPAQPTTVAHYLLSYEQAVARDTARLFDAYARVNRSPLGAAAFAGTPFDVDRERTAELLGFDGLVANSMDAVSARDFLVEVVAALANLATTVSGLAEDLVVFSNKGLVELSDDYSSTSSIMPQKKNPDTLELVRATAGDAAAGLNGLLTALKGLPRAYNRDLQNATPHAWETVDAVTEAVAVAAGAAATATWDDEALADAAGEGFSTATGVADLLAMAGVPFRKAHEMVAKAAEEGADYAALDSAAEEVLDDPLSAYVEREAVETALDPAESAASRDSTGGPAPESVAAGLTAAEETVAADEATLADARASLAAAADRLSEEVSIRA, encoded by the coding sequence ATGAGCGAGGAGGAGCCTACTTCGGACGTGGTGCGCCGCGATCGCTTCAGCGGCGGCCCCGCCCGCGGGTTCCTCTCCTCGATGGCCGACGACGAGCGCATCTTCTCGGCCGACCTCGCGGTGGACCGCGCCCACGTCGTGATGCTGGCCGAGCAGGGCGTCGTAGACGAGGACGAAGCCGCGGCCATCCTCTCTGCGCTCGACGGCGTGGAGTCGGCCGGCTTCGACGCGCTCCCCGACGGCGAGGACGTTCACGCCGCCATCGAGACCGCGGTCATCGAGCGCGTGGGCGACGTGGGCGGGAAGATGCACACCGCCCGCTCGCGCAACGACGAGGTGGCGACCTGCATCCGGTACCGCCTGCGCGAGGACGTGTTGGAGGCGATAGAGGCGACCCTCGGTCTCCGGAAGTCGCTCGCCGAGGTCGCCGCGGAACACACCGAGACCGTGATGCCCGGCTACACCCACCTCCAGCCCGCACAGCCGACGACCGTGGCTCACTACCTGCTGTCCTACGAGCAGGCGGTCGCGCGCGACACGGCGAGGCTCTTCGACGCCTACGCCCGCGTCAACCGCTCGCCGCTCGGCGCGGCGGCGTTCGCGGGCACGCCCTTCGACGTGGACCGCGAGCGCACCGCCGAGTTGTTGGGCTTCGACGGTCTCGTGGCGAACTCGATGGACGCGGTGTCGGCCCGCGACTTCCTCGTGGAGGTCGTGGCCGCGCTCGCCAATCTCGCCACGACGGTCTCCGGACTGGCGGAGGACCTCGTGGTGTTCTCGAACAAGGGGCTGGTCGAGCTGTCGGACGACTACTCCTCGACCTCCTCCATCATGCCCCAGAAGAAGAACCCCGACACGCTCGAACTCGTCCGCGCGACCGCGGGCGACGCCGCGGCGGGGCTGAACGGCCTGCTCACGGCGCTGAAGGGCCTGCCCCGCGCGTACAACCGCGACCTGCAGAACGCCACGCCCCACGCGTGGGAGACCGTCGATGCCGTGACCGAAGCGGTCGCGGTCGCCGCCGGAGCGGCGGCGACCGCGACGTGGGACGACGAAGCGCTCGCGGACGCGGCCGGGGAAGGGTTCTCGACCGCGACGGGCGTCGCCGACCTGCTGGCGATGGCCGGGGTCCCCTTCCGGAAAGCGCACGAGATGGTCGCGAAGGCCGCGGAGGAGGGCGCAGATTATGCGGCACTGGATTCGGCCGCCGAGGAGGTACTGGACGACCCGCTGTCGGCCTACGTCGAGCGCGAGGCGGTCGAGACCGCGCTGGACCCCGCCGAGAGCGCGGCCTCGCGCGACTCGACCGGCGGTCCCGCTCCCGAGTCGGTCGCGGCGGGCCTGACCGCGGCCGAGGAGACCGTCGCGGCCGACGAGGCGACGCTGGCCGACGCCCGCGCGTCGCTGGCCGCGGCCGCCGACCGACTCTCCGAGGAGGTGAGTATCCGTGCCTGA
- a CDS encoding aspartate aminotransferase family protein, with product MTGGFVYSEKPIRIESGEGVHLYDDSGDEYLDFGASYGVAAVGHCHPEVVSTVQEQVEKLTFVQASYPNSSRDGLYEKLAAVAPGDLENVWLCNSGTEANEAAIKFARSATGNSKIVAAQRGFHGRTMGSLSATWKPKYKKPFEPLAGDFEFVPYGDEEALAEAVDDETAAVLLEPIQGEGGVNPAPEGYLQAAREVTQETGTALVLDEIQTGLGRTGALWACEKRGVVPDVLTSAKGLGGGLPVGATLCADWIAENAGPHGSTFSGGPVVSAAADATLSVVADENLAENAAEVGDYLQSKLGGSEVAIRTVRGEGLILGAEVGRGANRALKELAMNHGILALPAGRTVVRLLPPLTVTKSHADEVVAALEVALSEVSA from the coding sequence ATGACCGGCGGATTCGTCTACTCCGAGAAGCCCATCCGTATCGAGTCGGGCGAGGGCGTCCACCTCTACGACGATTCAGGTGACGAGTACCTCGACTTCGGCGCGAGCTACGGCGTCGCCGCGGTCGGCCACTGCCACCCCGAAGTCGTCTCGACGGTGCAGGAGCAGGTCGAGAAACTGACCTTCGTGCAGGCCAGCTATCCCAACTCGTCCCGCGACGGCCTCTACGAGAAGTTGGCCGCTGTCGCTCCCGGCGACCTGGAGAACGTCTGGCTCTGCAACTCCGGCACCGAGGCCAACGAGGCGGCCATCAAGTTCGCCCGCAGTGCCACCGGCAACTCCAAAATCGTCGCGGCCCAGCGCGGCTTCCACGGCCGCACGATGGGGTCGCTCTCGGCGACGTGGAAACCGAAGTACAAGAAGCCCTTCGAGCCCCTCGCCGGGGACTTCGAGTTCGTGCCCTACGGCGACGAGGAGGCGCTGGCCGAGGCCGTGGACGACGAGACGGCCGCGGTCCTGCTCGAACCGATTCAGGGCGAGGGCGGCGTCAATCCCGCGCCCGAGGGCTACCTGCAGGCCGCCCGCGAGGTCACGCAGGAGACCGGGACCGCGCTGGTTCTGGACGAGATTCAGACCGGTCTCGGCCGGACCGGGGCGCTCTGGGCCTGCGAGAAGCGCGGCGTCGTGCCCGACGTCCTCACCTCGGCGAAGGGACTGGGCGGCGGGCTTCCGGTCGGCGCGACGCTCTGCGCCGACTGGATCGCGGAGAACGCGGGACCGCACGGCTCGACGTTCTCGGGCGGCCCGGTCGTCAGCGCGGCCGCGGACGCGACGCTCTCGGTCGTCGCCGACGAGAATCTGGCCGAGAACGCGGCCGAGGTCGGCGACTATCTCCAGTCGAAACTGGGGGGTTCCGAGGTAGCGATTCGCACGGTCCGCGGCGAAGGTCTCATCCTCGGCGCGGAGGTCGGGCGCGGCGCGAACCGCGCGCTGAAGGAGTTGGCGATGAACCACGGGATTCTGGCGCTCCCCGCGGGCCGGACCGTGGTGCGCCTGCTCCCGCCGCTGACCGTCACGAAATCCCACGCCGACGAGGTGGTCGCGGCGCTCGAAGTCGCGCTCTCGGAGGTGTCGGCGTGA
- the argF gene encoding ornithine carbamoyltransferase produces MNDHATHSPTDSTDDPDATAPTDGSDPSEGSDPTAATDETNPTDADDSSSADHVLQIDDLSAAELAELFSTAAELKVAHRAGKDHAVLPNHSLAMLFEKPSTRTRVSFETGMTQLGGHAVYLGPDTTHLDHGEPVADTARALSRYVDAVMARVFDHDALVEMAEYATVPVVNGLSDAAHPCQTLADLFTVYEEFGGFEDVSVAWVGDGNNVGQSFAVGAAMAGLDLTMATPEGYGPDESVLSRAESHGSAPEVVRNPEEAVEGADVVYTDVWVSMGEEDERDEKLGDFEGFQVNDDLLAAAPEAAVMHCLPAHRGEEITGAVLESDRSVVWEQAENRMHTQKALLVHLLGDD; encoded by the coding sequence ATGAACGACCACGCGACTCACTCACCGACGGACTCGACAGACGACCCGGACGCGACGGCCCCGACCGACGGAAGCGACCCGTCCGAGGGAAGCGACCCGACCGCCGCGACCGACGAGACCAACCCGACCGACGCCGACGACTCGTCGTCGGCCGACCACGTCCTGCAAATCGACGACCTCTCGGCGGCGGAACTCGCCGAACTGTTCTCGACGGCGGCGGAGCTGAAAGTGGCCCACCGCGCCGGGAAGGACCACGCGGTCCTGCCGAACCACAGCCTCGCCATGCTGTTCGAGAAGCCCAGCACCCGGACGCGGGTCTCCTTCGAGACGGGGATGACCCAACTGGGCGGCCACGCGGTCTACCTCGGGCCGGACACGACCCACTTGGACCACGGCGAACCGGTCGCCGACACCGCCCGCGCCCTCTCGCGGTACGTGGACGCGGTGATGGCCCGCGTGTTCGACCACGACGCGCTGGTCGAGATGGCGGAGTACGCGACGGTGCCGGTCGTCAACGGCCTGTCGGACGCGGCCCACCCGTGCCAGACGCTCGCGGACCTGTTCACCGTCTACGAGGAGTTCGGCGGATTCGAGGACGTGAGCGTCGCGTGGGTCGGCGACGGGAACAACGTCGGCCAGTCGTTCGCGGTCGGGGCCGCGATGGCCGGACTCGACCTGACGATGGCGACCCCGGAGGGGTACGGCCCCGACGAGAGCGTCCTCTCGCGCGCCGAGTCCCACGGCTCCGCGCCCGAGGTCGTCCGCAATCCCGAGGAGGCAGTCGAGGGCGCGGACGTGGTGTACACCGACGTCTGGGTCAGCATGGGCGAAGAGGACGAACGGGACGAGAAGTTGGGCGACTTCGAGGGCTTTCAGGTGAACGACGACCTGCTCGCGGCCGCGCCGGAGGCCGCCGTGATGCACTGCCTGCCGGCCCACCGCGGCGAGGAGATTACGGGCGCGGTGCTGGAGAGCGACCGGTCTGTCGTGTGGGAGCAGGCCGAGAACCGGATGCACACCCAGAAGGCGCTGCTGGTGCATCTGCTCGGCGACGACTGA
- the argC gene encoding N-acetyl-gamma-glutamyl-phosphate reductase, with product MPIVDADGATGANADETLSATVVGGSGFAGGELLRLLAGHPNFDLAGATSREYAGKSVGSVHPNLRGTDLRFSDPADLDSVDVLFAATPHGVSMEQIDDFYEAADTVVDLSADFRLNTEAQYEEWYDGHDAPEYLDEAVYALPELHREELPGADLVAAGGCNATATILGLYPLFEAGILDGDEQIVADVKVGSSEGGASASKAGSHAERSGVVRPYAPTGHRHEAEIEQELGASVSFSAHAVDMVRGAAATCHVFPDEPVSNGDLWSAFRGAYDEEPFVRLQSGGSGVYRYPEPKAVAGTNYAEVGFELDPGNERVVVFSAIDNLVKGTAGQAVHAANVALGLEETAGLDFQGLHPVGSP from the coding sequence ATGCCCATCGTCGATGCCGACGGGGCGACGGGAGCGAACGCCGACGAGACGCTCTCGGCGACCGTCGTCGGCGGGTCCGGTTTCGCCGGCGGCGAACTCCTGCGTCTGCTCGCGGGCCACCCGAACTTCGACCTCGCGGGCGCGACCAGCCGCGAGTACGCGGGCAAGTCGGTCGGGTCGGTCCACCCGAACCTGCGCGGGACCGACCTGCGCTTCTCGGACCCGGCGGACCTCGACTCGGTGGACGTCCTGTTCGCCGCGACGCCACACGGCGTCTCGATGGAACAGATAGACGACTTCTACGAGGCGGCCGACACCGTGGTGGACCTGAGCGCGGACTTCCGGCTGAACACGGAGGCCCAGTACGAGGAGTGGTACGACGGCCACGACGCGCCCGAGTATCTGGACGAGGCGGTCTACGCTCTGCCGGAACTCCACCGCGAGGAGTTGCCCGGCGCGGACCTCGTCGCGGCCGGCGGCTGTAACGCCACCGCGACGATTCTGGGGCTGTATCCCCTCTTCGAGGCCGGAATTCTCGACGGCGACGAGCAAATCGTCGCCGACGTGAAGGTCGGCTCCTCGGAGGGCGGCGCGAGCGCGAGCAAGGCGGGCAGTCACGCCGAGCGCTCGGGCGTCGTCAGACCCTACGCGCCGACCGGCCACCGACACGAGGCCGAAATCGAGCAGGAACTCGGCGCGTCGGTCTCGTTCTCGGCCCACGCCGTGGACATGGTCCGCGGCGCGGCCGCGACCTGTCACGTCTTCCCGGACGAACCCGTCTCGAATGGCGACCTCTGGTCGGCCTTCCGCGGAGCCTACGACGAGGAACCCTTCGTCAGGCTCCAGTCCGGCGGGTCGGGCGTCTATCGCTACCCCGAACCGAAGGCCGTAGCGGGGACGAACTACGCGGAGGTCGGCTTCGAGTTGGACCCCGGCAACGAGCGCGTCGTGGTGTTCAGCGCCATCGACAATCTGGTGAAAGGCACGGCCGGGCAGGCAGTTCACGCCGCCAACGTCGCGCTCGGCCTCGAAGAGACCGCGGGACTCGACTTTCAGGGACTGCACCCGGTGGGAAGCCCATGA
- a CDS encoding acetylglutamate/acetylaminoadipate kinase codes for MTEYTEAELEAAHEQLIDNDLGDDGLRTDGGAVGADDQNAPIVVKIGGARAVNPEDALADVAHLVANGEDVVVVHGGSTAVDDTLERLGEDPEYVETPGGVVGRFTDETTMEVFEMVLPGKLNTDLVAGLQNQGVNAVGLSGADGKLLTGPRKSAVKVVEDGRKKIKRGDHSGKIEAVNDDLLSTLLAGSYVPVVTVPMLAEESSGEGTATEFTPVNADADRAAAAVAGALGGELVVLTDVEGVYEDPEDSDSLIESVGTPAELDAAEDAAEGFMTKKVMAAVEALEGGAASVTVADANNRDPITAARTGHGTTFEPEAVR; via the coding sequence ATGACGGAGTACACCGAAGCCGAACTCGAAGCGGCCCACGAACAGCTAATCGACAACGACCTCGGCGACGACGGACTCCGGACCGACGGCGGAGCGGTCGGCGCGGACGACCAGAACGCGCCCATCGTCGTCAAAATCGGCGGCGCGCGCGCCGTGAACCCCGAGGACGCGCTCGCGGACGTCGCACACCTCGTCGCCAACGGCGAGGACGTGGTGGTCGTCCACGGCGGTTCGACCGCGGTGGACGACACGCTCGAACGCCTCGGCGAGGACCCCGAGTACGTCGAGACGCCCGGCGGCGTCGTCGGGCGCTTCACCGACGAGACGACGATGGAGGTCTTCGAGATGGTCCTGCCCGGCAAACTCAACACCGACCTCGTGGCGGGCCTCCAGAATCAGGGCGTGAACGCGGTCGGTCTCTCGGGTGCGGACGGAAAGCTCCTGACCGGCCCGCGCAAGTCGGCGGTCAAGGTCGTCGAAGACGGTCGGAAGAAGATAAAGCGCGGCGACCACTCCGGCAAAATCGAGGCGGTCAACGACGACCTGCTCTCGACCCTGCTGGCCGGGAGCTACGTCCCGGTCGTCACGGTGCCGATGCTCGCGGAAGAATCCTCCGGCGAGGGAACCGCGACCGAGTTCACCCCCGTCAACGCCGACGCCGACCGCGCGGCCGCCGCGGTTGCGGGCGCGCTGGGCGGCGAATTAGTCGTCCTGACCGACGTGGAGGGCGTCTACGAGGACCCCGAGGACTCGGACTCGCTCATCGAGTCGGTCGGAACGCCCGCGGAGTTGGACGCCGCCGAGGACGCCGCGGAAGGGTTCATGACGAAGAAGGTCATGGCCGCGGTCGAGGCGCTGGAGGGCGGCGCGGCCTCGGTGACGGTCGCGGACGCGAACAACCGCGACCCCATCACCGCGGCCCGGACCGGCCACGGGACCACCTTCGAACCGGAGGCGGTCAGATGA
- the lysW gene encoding lysine biosynthesis protein LysW — protein MTECVECGADVTLHDNAEVGEILDCTTCGAELELVERNPPVLQRAPELEEDWGE, from the coding sequence ATGACCGAATGCGTCGAGTGCGGGGCGGACGTGACCCTGCACGACAATGCGGAAGTAGGAGAGATACTCGACTGCACGACCTGCGGCGCGGAACTGGAACTCGTCGAGCGAAACCCGCCAGTCCTCCAGCGAGCCCCGGAGCTCGAAGAGGACTGGGGGGAGTAA
- a CDS encoding M20/M25/M40 family metallo-hydrolase → MSQSADVSVGDAAARDLLVDLVEIPSPTGDERACAERLAAFFEERGREVRIDEAGNVRAPADDSVLLTSHIDTVPGDIPVEMTDGELWGRGSVDAKGPLAAMAAAAIETGVSFVGVVGEETDSRGARFLVEDREEPDAVVNGEPSGWDGVTLGYRGFLSGEYAVSTDSAHTSRPEANAIQDAMAWWQAVESAFSTESEAAFPSAEADGNADGEEGASADDDAPVFEQVTAKPVEFSGGVAADGLSVDATVEAQFRIPPGETAAGIRETVEDELESGEIEWNEPIPPVMETPRSEVARAFRTGIRRVGGDPRLLRKTGTSDMNLYAAAWDCPMATYGPGDSELDHAPNEHLDLGAFDRAVAVLEHVSETLQS, encoded by the coding sequence GTGAGCCAGAGCGCGGACGTGAGCGTCGGCGACGCGGCGGCCCGCGACCTGCTCGTGGACCTCGTGGAGATTCCGTCGCCGACCGGCGACGAGCGGGCCTGCGCGGAACGCCTCGCCGCGTTCTTCGAGGAGCGCGGGCGCGAGGTCCGGATAGACGAGGCGGGCAACGTCCGCGCGCCCGCCGACGACTCGGTCCTGCTGACCTCGCACATCGACACCGTGCCGGGCGACATCCCGGTGGAAATGACCGACGGTGAACTGTGGGGCCGCGGGAGCGTGGACGCCAAAGGCCCGCTCGCGGCGATGGCCGCGGCCGCGATAGAGACCGGCGTGAGCTTCGTCGGCGTCGTCGGCGAGGAGACCGACTCGCGGGGTGCCCGGTTTCTCGTCGAGGACCGCGAGGAACCCGACGCCGTGGTCAACGGCGAACCCTCCGGGTGGGACGGCGTGACGCTCGGCTACCGCGGGTTCCTGTCGGGCGAGTACGCCGTCAGCACCGACTCGGCCCACACCTCGCGTCCCGAGGCGAACGCGATTCAGGACGCGATGGCGTGGTGGCAGGCGGTCGAGAGCGCGTTTTCGACGGAGAGCGAGGCCGCGTTCCCGTCGGCAGAAGCCGACGGGAACGCGGACGGTGAGGAGGGCGCGTCGGCGGACGACGACGCGCCCGTCTTCGAGCAGGTGACCGCCAAGCCCGTCGAGTTCTCGGGCGGCGTCGCGGCCGACGGCCTCTCGGTGGACGCGACGGTCGAGGCGCAGTTCCGGATTCCGCCCGGCGAGACCGCCGCGGGGATTCGGGAGACGGTCGAAGACGAGTTGGAGTCGGGCGAAATCGAGTGGAACGAGCCGATTCCGCCCGTGATGGAGACGCCCCGGAGCGAGGTGGCCCGAGCGTTCCGAACTGGGATACGACGAGTCGGGGGCGACCCTCGACTCCTCCGCAAGACCGGAACCAGCGACATGAACCTCTACGCCGCGGCGTGGGACTGCCCGATGGCGACCTACGGCCCCGGCGACTCCGAGTTGGACCACGCGCCGAACGAACACCTCGACCTCGGGGCGTTCGACCGCGCCGTCGCGGTCCTCGAACACGTCTCCGAGACGCTCCAATCATGA
- a CDS encoding 2'-5' RNA ligase family protein, producing the protein MYSLNVPVPGEVERLAEDLRPALLDFESIRERHTLLCKRLGDEPPGGTARLREQLRTRLAGAPAFEARVTGIDRFENPPLGEGPVVYLAVESPGLRQVHGRLLDEFSAVEEFEGDDYVPHVTLARGGGVAAEGTARRLADREIEPVTWTVNRLALWDATYEEEVATFSLPG; encoded by the coding sequence GTGTACAGCCTCAACGTCCCGGTTCCCGGTGAAGTCGAGCGACTGGCCGAGGACCTGCGCCCCGCGCTCCTCGACTTCGAATCCATCCGGGAGCGCCACACCCTCCTCTGTAAGCGCCTCGGCGACGAACCGCCGGGCGGGACCGCCCGCCTGCGCGAGCAGCTCCGGACCCGACTCGCGGGCGCGCCGGCCTTCGAGGCCCGCGTCACCGGCATCGACCGCTTCGAGAACCCGCCGCTCGGCGAGGGACCGGTGGTCTACCTCGCCGTCGAGAGTCCGGGCCTCCGGCAGGTCCACGGGCGACTGCTCGACGAGTTCTCGGCCGTCGAGGAGTTCGAGGGCGACGACTACGTGCCCCACGTCACGCTCGCCCGCGGCGGTGGCGTGGCGGCCGAGGGGACGGCCCGCCGCCTCGCAGACCGCGAAATCGAGCCGGTGACGTGGACCGTCAACCGCCTCGCGCTCTGGGACGCGACGTACGAGGAGGAAGTCGCCACGTTCTCGCTTCCGGGGTAG